The Penaeus vannamei isolate JL-2024 chromosome 16, ASM4276789v1, whole genome shotgun sequence genome includes a window with the following:
- the LOC113821705 gene encoding uncharacterized protein, producing the protein MAKLYRILKAICICAFVVSVMTAVTGVFLIKKNGLSQTTVIVTVMSGSVALTMCPIFAVICLAYSAPASPSVPAPCTHSDPPPAYRLSWGREYQKHLPSEQDGEAGTPSSTERSEEPKNIWTTMTVQFSGMNRVQSPLQVPREHTFTSGGEGAAPSTHCRCHSGSCMYSYCSEEAVWKRGVVPSTPYDLRDDQGLPSYQEAVEGI; encoded by the exons ATGGCAAAACTTTATCGCATACTT AAAGCCATTTGTATCTGCGCTTTCGTGGTCTCCGTCATGACAGCAGTGACAGGTGTGTTTTTGATCAAGAAGAATGGTCTTTCCCAGACGACGGTCATCGTCACAGTTATGTCAG GCAGTGTTGCCCTAACCATGTGCCCGATCTTCGCCGTGATCTGTCTGGCTTATTCCGCTCCCGCCTCACCGAGTGTGCCTGCCCCTTGCACGCACAGTGACCCTCCCCCCGCCTATCGCCTTTCCTGGGGGCGAGAATACCAGAAACACTTGCCATCAGAGCAAGATGGGGAAGCTGGAACGCCATCCTCCACTGAACGCTCTGAAGAACCGAAGAACATTTGGACAACTATGACTGTTCAGTTTTCTGGAATGAACAGAGTGCAGTCTCCGTTGCAGGTTCCCAGAGAGCACACGTTTAcgagcggaggagaaggagccgCCCCAAGCACGCATTGCAGGTGTCATAGCGGgtcgtgtatgtattcatattgcaGCGAGGAAGCTGTCTGGAAACGCGGAGTGGTTCCTAGTACACCTTACGACCTCAGAGACGACCAGGGTCTTCCGAGTTACCAAGAAGCTGTCGAAGGAATTTGA